From Leptospira fainei serovar Hurstbridge str. BUT 6, the proteins below share one genomic window:
- a CDS encoding hydroxyacylglutathione hydrolase family protein yields the protein MEIVRIYTHSSLRNFTYLIRQPDTKETLCVDPFDSSQVSALLKERNWSLDYIINTHEHWDHTSGNEGLFREFNSIVLTHPNGMGTVPFAGRALHSGERILSDRKGNSYLEVLDTPGHTFAHICLLQVENNIPVGVFTGDTIFNCGVGNCKNGGNPETLYQTVSQIFYQFPDGVKLYPGHDYLHNNLKFSIALDPTNSAANAALERANSLKPDTEFWTTNFAEERTFNPFFLCSKPSKSLLSGIRNKSAQPNLSEDERTLFLTLRSLRDKW from the coding sequence ATGGAAATCGTCCGAATTTACACTCATAGTTCGCTTCGAAATTTCACATATCTAATTCGACAACCCGATACGAAAGAGACTCTCTGTGTCGACCCGTTCGATTCTTCACAAGTCAGCGCTCTGTTAAAGGAAAGAAACTGGTCTCTAGACTACATTATCAATACTCATGAACATTGGGATCATACTTCGGGAAACGAAGGTCTGTTTCGAGAATTCAATTCGATAGTCTTGACTCACCCAAATGGGATGGGCACAGTCCCTTTTGCAGGTCGCGCTCTTCATTCCGGAGAACGGATTCTTTCCGATCGCAAGGGAAATTCCTATTTGGAAGTACTGGACACTCCGGGACATACCTTTGCCCATATTTGTCTGCTTCAGGTGGAAAATAACATTCCGGTAGGCGTATTTACCGGGGACACGATCTTTAACTGTGGTGTAGGAAATTGTAAGAACGGAGGAAATCCCGAGACGCTCTATCAAACGGTCTCGCAGATATTTTACCAATTTCCGGACGGGGTCAAGCTCTATCCGGGTCACGATTACCTGCACAATAATTTAAAATTCAGTATCGCTCTAGATCCGACCAACTCGGCAGCAAACGCAGCTTTGGAACGGGCGAATTCTCTAAAGCCTGATACGGAATTTTGGACTACGAATTTCGCGGAAGAACGAACCTTTAATCCTTTTTTCCTCTGCTCCAAACCGTCTAAATCGCTTTTATCAGGCATTCGAAACAAATCGGCTCAGCCGAATTTATCCGAGGACGAACGTACTCTTTTTCTGACTCTAAGATCCCTTCGAGATAAGTGGTAG
- a CDS encoding STAS domain-containing protein — protein MEGFQTDVSIEDGICIVKIQGNVSLKNAFALKELIIKQFDEGSKEIIIDFEGDVYLDSSGIGAIFNTQKYVTERQGSLKLRNLSRDVMTILRIANLDKHLDIIP, from the coding sequence TTGGAAGGTTTTCAAACAGATGTGTCCATAGAGGACGGAATATGCATCGTAAAGATCCAGGGCAACGTTAGTTTGAAGAACGCGTTCGCGTTAAAAGAACTGATCATCAAACAATTTGATGAAGGCAGTAAGGAAATCATCATAGACTTTGAAGGTGATGTTTACCTGGATTCGTCCGGTATCGGCGCTATTTTTAACACTCAGAAATATGTTACGGAGCGTCAAGGCAGTCTTAAATTGAGAAATTTAAGCAGAGATGTAATGACGATTCTAAGAATCGCCAATCTGGACAAACATCTAGATATCATTCCATAG
- a CDS encoding MBOAT family O-acyltransferase, protein MLFNSLPYLALFSITFLLYWSFPQKWRKYLLLVSSLLFYFYSGLAFSIHFLTVIGVNFFFSLKLWEKKSAGLPTSRLLTWIIVLNFLNLAFFKYFYFVLDTLDLVGGSHSFSDFGKGINIPLPLAISFYTFQLIALQVDIHRDHVPERISSLDYFLFILFFPQLIAGPIMRTTDFLPKLDKPWVDFDRIKWGVFLILSGLFKKVVIADNISGIVNPIYSHPAEYNASSLYLVLFGFASQVYCDFSGYTDIARGSAFLLGYDIPENFRGPFLSPSFREFWGRWHVTLSTWLKDYLYIPLGGSRGGRWRTQLNSLLTMTLGGLWHGANFGYLFWGAYLGLLLGAERLISPENPKAVVEPRGFHRFWRVALTIHLFSLSGIFFRSAAMGKDSLRLTGEYFVGFGNLLSGKRIARWEELLLFISLAFFWNAVQYYPAIRDKIRSQFTWLLPIFSFVILLLMGIFGDGGGDFIYFQF, encoded by the coding sequence ATGTTATTTAATTCACTCCCCTATCTTGCACTTTTTTCGATTACATTTTTATTGTATTGGTCCTTTCCGCAGAAATGGAGAAAGTATCTTCTACTAGTATCCTCCTTACTCTTTTATTTCTATTCCGGCCTCGCGTTCTCGATTCATTTCTTAACCGTCATTGGAGTGAATTTTTTCTTTTCACTGAAGCTCTGGGAGAAGAAATCTGCGGGTTTGCCGACGTCGCGCCTGCTTACCTGGATTATCGTTTTAAACTTTTTGAATCTTGCATTCTTTAAGTATTTCTACTTTGTTTTGGATACGTTGGATTTAGTCGGAGGAAGTCATTCCTTTTCCGATTTTGGGAAAGGAATCAATATCCCTCTTCCGTTAGCGATCAGCTTTTACACTTTCCAATTGATCGCGTTACAGGTGGATATACATCGGGATCATGTTCCCGAGCGTATAAGCTCGCTCGATTATTTTCTATTTATTTTATTCTTTCCCCAGTTGATCGCAGGTCCGATTATGAGGACCACTGATTTTCTTCCTAAACTGGATAAGCCTTGGGTCGACTTCGATCGAATTAAATGGGGCGTCTTTTTAATTCTATCCGGTTTATTCAAGAAGGTGGTAATAGCCGACAATATTTCCGGTATCGTTAATCCGATTTACTCTCACCCTGCGGAATATAATGCTAGTTCACTCTATCTAGTCCTATTCGGATTCGCGAGCCAAGTCTATTGCGATTTCAGCGGATATACCGATATCGCTCGAGGCTCCGCTTTTCTACTGGGTTATGATATTCCCGAGAATTTCCGGGGTCCCTTTCTCTCTCCATCCTTTCGGGAGTTTTGGGGGCGCTGGCATGTTACCTTATCAACATGGTTAAAAGATTATTTATATATTCCTTTAGGTGGAAGTCGCGGCGGACGCTGGCGAACCCAGTTGAATTCACTCTTGACAATGACGTTAGGTGGGCTTTGGCACGGGGCTAATTTCGGATACTTATTTTGGGGCGCTTATTTAGGGCTTCTCCTGGGAGCGGAAAGACTTATTTCTCCCGAGAACCCGAAGGCAGTAGTCGAGCCGAGAGGATTTCATCGTTTCTGGCGCGTTGCTCTTACGATTCATCTTTTCTCCCTTTCAGGAATATTCTTTCGGTCGGCGGCCATGGGGAAGGATTCCCTTCGATTGACAGGGGAATACTTCGTGGGCTTCGGAAATCTACTCTCCGGAAAGCGGATTGCGCGCTGGGAAGAGTTATTACTCTTCATTTCACTTGCTTTTTTCTGGAATGCGGTACAATATTATCCTGCAATCAGAGATAAGATTCGTTCCCAGTTCACCTGGCTTTTGCCTATTTTTTCCTTCGTAATTCTTCTTTTGATGGGTATCTTCGGCGACGGGGGTGGAGACTTTATCTACTTCCAATTTTAA
- a CDS encoding dihydrolipoyl dehydrogenase → MKKYDILVIGSGGGTKLVTPPSKLGYKVAILEKDRLGGTCLNRGCIPSKMLIHPAEIITQASESNRFQLEIPGPLKVDFKTLVQRVSKTVDADSDSIIPAYEKNPNIDFYPYEGRFVEDKVLKVNDQLLTADRIFIAAGCRPIIPDIPGLAGTPYMTSREALRRTDLPKRLLVLGGGYIGLELGFAYAAFGSKTTFIVRNRMLSQEDKDVIEGFEKAFSKKHDVRLKTSVKSVNYEAGIFRLSCEQDGRNFEIEGDALLVATGIRPNSDWLDLHNTNIQTDARGYIKTNEFLETDANGVYALGDIIGKYFFRHSVNFEGEALFQSLYVDKKRTPIEYPPVPHAVFTHPQVAAVGKTEQELITDGVDYISAINPYSASAMGMARLSEDSFVKILVDRKTRKLLGAHVLGDEASNLVHLFILSMTINGTLDDLLKMIYIHPALPEIARNAARKAREILSVP, encoded by the coding sequence ATGAAAAAATATGATATTCTCGTAATCGGTTCCGGCGGTGGAACGAAGCTAGTTACTCCGCCATCAAAATTAGGATATAAAGTCGCCATTTTGGAAAAAGATCGCTTAGGCGGTACCTGTTTGAATCGGGGTTGTATCCCGTCCAAAATGCTGATTCATCCTGCCGAGATCATCACTCAAGCGTCGGAGTCAAACCGCTTTCAATTGGAAATTCCCGGACCATTGAAAGTCGATTTTAAAACTCTAGTACAACGGGTTTCTAAAACCGTCGATGCGGACTCGGATAGTATAATCCCGGCCTATGAGAAAAATCCGAATATCGACTTCTATCCGTATGAAGGTCGGTTCGTAGAAGACAAGGTCTTAAAAGTAAACGACCAACTTTTGACCGCCGATCGAATTTTCATCGCTGCCGGCTGTCGCCCGATTATTCCCGACATACCCGGCCTTGCTGGAACGCCGTACATGACCAGCCGGGAAGCGCTGCGAAGAACCGATCTCCCCAAGCGCTTACTAGTTTTAGGGGGCGGTTATATAGGCTTAGAATTAGGATTTGCTTATGCGGCCTTCGGTTCCAAAACCACGTTTATCGTCCGGAATAGGATGCTTTCCCAAGAAGATAAGGACGTAATCGAGGGATTTGAAAAAGCTTTCTCAAAAAAACATGATGTTCGTTTAAAAACCTCCGTTAAGTCAGTGAATTACGAAGCCGGAATTTTCCGCCTATCCTGCGAACAAGACGGTCGAAATTTTGAGATAGAAGGAGATGCTCTATTAGTCGCGACCGGAATTCGACCGAATTCAGATTGGCTTGATTTACACAATACGAACATTCAAACGGATGCGCGCGGATACATTAAAACGAATGAATTTCTTGAAACTGATGCAAACGGAGTGTATGCACTTGGCGATATCATAGGGAAATATTTTTTCCGTCATTCGGTGAATTTCGAAGGAGAAGCCTTGTTTCAGTCCTTATACGTGGATAAAAAACGAACTCCTATCGAATATCCTCCGGTTCCCCATGCGGTATTTACCCATCCTCAAGTCGCGGCGGTCGGCAAGACCGAACAAGAGCTTATCACCGACGGAGTCGATTATATTTCCGCTATCAATCCGTATTCTGCCAGCGCGATGGGGATGGCGCGGCTGTCGGAAGATTCGTTCGTGAAAATTTTAGTAGACCGGAAGACAAGAAAGCTTCTAGGAGCTCACGTTTTAGGGGACGAAGCTTCGAACTTAGTCCACTTATTTATACTCTCAATGACGATCAACGGGACTCTAGACGATTTGCTTAAGATGATTTATATTCATCCGGCACTTCCTGAAATTGCGAGAAATGCCGCAAGGAAAGCCAGAGAAATTCTAAGCGTTCCGTAA
- the glpK gene encoding glycerol kinase GlpK, giving the protein MSEYIIGIDAGTTGIRTFCFNRSGTVISSAYSEFKQYFPKPGWVEHDPEEIWEKTEKLVVKAIRNGKLRPEDAIAIGITNQRETTVLFEKDSGAPIYNAIVWQCRRTADFCTKLKKEGLEPTFRKKTGLVVDAYFSGTKIRWILDNVKGARAKAEKGKLLFGTIDTYLLYRLTNGKSHKTDHTNASRTLIFNIEKKEWDKELLKILDIPESILPETHNSSNLFGRTEGVKGLPDGIPISSLVGDQQGALFGQLCTEPGEAKNTYGTGCFLLFNTGNKLQISKNNLITTLACGPEGKTVYCLEGSIFIGGAVIQYLRDNLRFFKESKISEKLAASVTKEDEVVFVPAFSGLGAPYWDMNARGAILGLTRDTTQEQITRAALKSIALQSYELVEAMENDTGSKLKVLKVDGGATANNWLMQYQSDILGKKIVRPSNLDTTVLGAAYLAGLERGFYTSVADLKKKQKTSKEFTPKMGNAQREKEIRVWKESVKRILTGN; this is encoded by the coding sequence ATGAGTGAGTATATCATAGGTATCGATGCAGGTACCACCGGAATTCGTACGTTTTGTTTTAATCGATCCGGTACCGTTATTTCCAGCGCTTACTCCGAGTTTAAACAATATTTTCCGAAACCGGGTTGGGTGGAGCATGACCCGGAAGAGATTTGGGAGAAGACGGAAAAACTTGTCGTTAAAGCGATTCGTAACGGAAAACTTCGACCGGAAGATGCGATTGCGATCGGAATTACGAATCAACGCGAAACTACGGTTTTGTTTGAAAAAGATTCGGGCGCTCCCATATACAATGCAATCGTTTGGCAATGTCGCAGGACTGCGGATTTTTGTACGAAATTAAAAAAGGAAGGCTTAGAACCTACCTTCCGAAAGAAAACAGGACTCGTTGTGGATGCGTATTTTAGCGGAACCAAAATACGTTGGATCTTGGATAATGTGAAGGGTGCAAGGGCTAAAGCGGAAAAAGGGAAGCTGCTTTTCGGAACCATCGACACTTATCTGCTGTATCGATTGACTAACGGAAAATCCCATAAGACCGACCATACGAATGCGAGCCGCACGCTAATCTTCAATATCGAAAAGAAGGAATGGGATAAAGAGCTTCTGAAAATCTTAGATATTCCCGAGTCCATTCTTCCTGAAACGCATAATTCCAGTAATTTATTCGGTAGAACCGAAGGTGTTAAGGGCTTACCCGATGGAATCCCGATTTCCTCACTCGTTGGAGATCAACAAGGAGCGCTTTTCGGACAATTATGTACGGAACCGGGAGAGGCAAAAAACACATACGGCACGGGGTGCTTTCTACTTTTCAATACGGGTAATAAATTACAAATTTCGAAGAACAACCTGATTACGACTTTAGCCTGTGGTCCGGAAGGCAAAACAGTTTATTGTTTGGAGGGATCCATCTTTATCGGAGGAGCCGTCATACAATATCTAAGAGATAATCTTAGGTTTTTTAAAGAATCTAAGATTTCCGAGAAACTGGCCGCATCTGTTACAAAAGAAGACGAAGTGGTTTTTGTTCCCGCGTTTTCCGGTCTTGGAGCTCCGTATTGGGATATGAATGCTAGGGGAGCTATTTTGGGTCTTACTCGCGATACGACTCAGGAACAGATAACCCGGGCCGCATTGAAGTCTATCGCTTTGCAGTCTTATGAACTAGTGGAAGCGATGGAAAATGATACGGGTTCGAAGCTGAAGGTTCTCAAAGTTGACGGCGGAGCGACCGCTAATAATTGGCTAATGCAATACCAGTCCGATATTTTAGGAAAGAAAATCGTCCGTCCGTCGAATTTGGATACGACAGTTTTGGGTGCGGCTTATCTGGCAGGATTAGAAAGAGGATTTTATACTTCCGTTGCGGACTTAAAAAAGAAGCAGAAAACCAGTAAGGAATTTACTCCGAAAATGGGAAATGCACAGAGAGAAAAAGAAATTCGTGTCTGGAAAGAATCCGTGAAACGAATCTTAACGGGGAATTAG
- a CDS encoding PP2C family protein-serine/threonine phosphatase — MRAAYTIKQYFRGAWRIILVLNISLIVCFIVGFSYYNSLVRIPVLILAGAAFTLFLNYVAFALYLTERILPEEQEYGKIIKRFRRGDSRMQNYVFPLDFKDENYEVFGRCLTYNPIGGDFYNFVKDKSGNYWFGIGDTSGHGYVAGLFSMMVMNQMSHLVHTCTKPEEVIHEINLHLEERTKTFPTIHRSLYATFLLMKADSDGNFLQSGIHPSSVLFRKGDHSTEILDTDGFFLSTVMNPPLNKEKPARSFRMESGDVLFSFTDGLFEQKSRMKNSFYGENLYKFLETAPKENIRRLIDSLFEEIALYGGGRIQDDMSIIAIRKL; from the coding sequence ATGAGAGCAGCATACACGATCAAACAGTATTTTAGGGGGGCATGGAGAATCATTCTCGTACTAAATATTTCGCTCATAGTCTGTTTTATTGTCGGCTTTTCATATTATAACTCCCTCGTTCGTATTCCGGTATTGATTTTAGCCGGAGCTGCATTCACTCTGTTTCTTAATTACGTTGCTTTCGCGTTATACTTAACGGAAAGAATTCTTCCGGAAGAACAGGAATATGGCAAAATCATTAAGCGCTTTCGTCGAGGCGATAGCCGCATGCAAAATTACGTTTTTCCTCTGGATTTCAAAGACGAAAACTATGAAGTTTTCGGGCGTTGCCTTACCTATAATCCCATCGGAGGCGATTTCTACAATTTTGTGAAGGATAAATCCGGAAACTATTGGTTCGGAATCGGCGACACCTCCGGGCACGGTTATGTAGCTGGCTTATTTAGTATGATGGTAATGAATCAGATGTCTCACCTAGTTCATACTTGCACTAAGCCGGAAGAAGTGATTCACGAAATCAATCTGCACCTGGAAGAAAGAACGAAAACGTTTCCGACGATTCACCGAAGTCTTTATGCGACGTTTCTTCTTATGAAAGCCGATTCCGACGGTAATTTTCTACAATCGGGAATACATCCTAGTTCCGTGCTCTTCCGAAAAGGAGATCATTCCACCGAAATCCTAGACACAGACGGATTCTTTCTCTCCACCGTAATGAATCCTCCGCTCAATAAAGAAAAGCCGGCGAGAAGTTTCCGAATGGAGTCGGGAGACGTGCTATTCAGTTTTACGGACGGCCTTTTTGAACAGAAAAGTCGGATGAAAAACAGTTTTTACGGAGAAAATTTATATAAGTTCTTGGAGACGGCCCCGAAAGAGAATATTAGAAGACTGATCGATAGCCTATTCGAAGAAATCGCGCTCTATGGCGGCGGTCGTATTCAGGACGACATGAGTATTATAGCCATCCGAAAACTTTAG
- a CDS encoding MBL fold metallo-hydrolase: MRIKFWGVRGSISSPVKGDLIRAKILKILSLASPSDLQSPEAIEDFLDSLALSNWSTYGGNTTCIEIRDKEDRLIIIDGGTGLRELGNSILQEGYLQGKGSAVWIFTHTHWDHIQGIPFFVPLYTPGNKFEFVSSVENLEERLRYQHAFTHFPVPFDGFQAEKTYRHVPEGRAFRATDSVTAISKAVRHPGGSYSYRFEEDGKSLIFASDAEFNLDEMENIDDYLNYFRGADVLIFDTQYTFEESLQKIDWGHSTASMATDIALRANVKKLVMFHHDPSYDDEKLDAVYLRAIKYKEMFDPDNQLEIIMAREGLEIQV, encoded by the coding sequence ATGCGAATTAAATTTTGGGGAGTTCGGGGCTCCATCTCTTCCCCGGTTAAAGGCGATTTAATCCGGGCGAAGATTCTGAAAATTCTAAGTCTTGCTTCACCGTCGGATCTTCAAAGTCCGGAGGCGATCGAGGATTTTTTAGATTCCTTGGCGTTGTCCAATTGGAGCACTTACGGCGGTAATACTACCTGCATCGAAATTCGTGATAAAGAGGATCGCCTTATCATTATCGACGGCGGCACCGGACTTCGCGAATTAGGAAATTCCATTCTTCAGGAAGGATATTTACAAGGTAAGGGTTCCGCAGTATGGATTTTTACCCATACTCATTGGGATCATATTCAGGGGATTCCATTCTTCGTACCTCTCTATACGCCCGGCAATAAGTTCGAGTTCGTAAGTTCCGTAGAAAATCTGGAAGAAAGACTCAGGTACCAGCACGCATTTACCCATTTCCCGGTCCCCTTCGATGGCTTTCAGGCTGAAAAAACTTATCGACATGTGCCGGAAGGGAGAGCTTTCCGAGCGACCGATTCCGTCACTGCCATTTCGAAAGCCGTGCGTCACCCTGGCGGAAGCTATTCATATCGATTTGAAGAAGACGGCAAATCGCTTATTTTCGCTTCCGATGCGGAGTTTAATTTGGATGAGATGGAGAACATCGACGATTATCTGAATTACTTCCGCGGTGCGGACGTTCTTATTTTCGATACTCAATACACGTTCGAAGAATCATTACAGAAAATCGATTGGGGTCATAGTACTGCTTCGATGGCGACGGATATCGCTCTCCGTGCCAACGTTAAAAAATTGGTCATGTTCCATCACGACCCTTCTTACGATGATGAAAAATTGGACGCCGTTTATCTGCGTGCCATTAAATATAAGGAAATGTTCGATCCCGACAACCAGTTGGAAATCATTATGGCAAGAGAAGGCTTAGAGATTCAAGTCTAA